One genomic window of Nicotiana sylvestris chromosome 10, ASM39365v2, whole genome shotgun sequence includes the following:
- the LOC104236684 gene encoding RING-H2 finger protein ATL60-like, with protein sequence MEDASSSNSNKLDESGALAFIGKIMLGVIIFLFLVVIFIFFLHLYVKWSRSRRRQEDSNGGTERHHKVKVQGLDPSILKTIPVLAFDAKEFKDGTLECTICLCDVTEGEKTRFLPKCNHGFHVDCIDMWFQCHSSCPLCRNAVSTTGDKTLESVESEVEASTELPNFPTNVLYWGNETQVSTLCSNPCLESTASTSNNRPHGMLVIDIPGRINEEESKSVMPERLRRLMRLLSGDRRANDPASSRNVDIEQGGGRSPS encoded by the coding sequence ATGGAAGACGCTTCGAGCAGTAATAGCAATAAACTAGATGAGTCAGGTGCGTTAGCTTTCATAGGAAAGATTATGTTGGGGGTAATCATATTTCTGTTCCTGGTTGTGATCTTCATATTCTTCCTTCACCTTTACGTGAAGTGGTCCAGGAGTCGTCGCCGGCAAGAAGACTCCAATGGCGGCACAGAGCGCCACCACAAAGTCAAAGTTCAGGGACTTGACCCGTCAATACTCAAAACAATTCCTGTACTTGCATTTGATGCTAAAGAATTCAAAGATGGAACACTGGAATGTACTATTTGTCTTTGTGATGTCACTGAGGGTGAAAAGACAAGATTTTTACCAAAATGTAATCATGGGTTTCATGTTGATTGTATTGACATGTGGTTTCAATGTCATTCCTCTTGTCCTCTTTGTCGTAACGCAGTTTCCACAACTGGGGATAAAACACTCGAGTCAGTGGAATCGGAGGTTGAGGCTTCAACAGAGTTGCCTAATTTTCCGACCAATGTGCTGTATTGGGGAAATGAGACTCAAGTTAGCACCTTGTGTAGTAATCCTTGTTTGGAGTCAACAGCATCTACGAGTAATAACCGGCCACATGGAATGTTGGTTATCGATATTCCAGGGCGAATTAATGAAGAAGAGTCGAAATCTGTAATGCCTGAAAGACTGAGGCGTTTGATGAGGCTTTTGAGCGGGGATAGAAGGGCGAATGATCCTGCTAGTTCGCGAAATGTAGATATAGAACAAGGAGGTGGTAGAAGCCCGAGCTAG